In the genome of Vicinamibacterales bacterium, the window GCGTCGAGGTCTCGTAGTCGTCGCGCATCGACGCGTGCGACTCGTTCATCAGACGTCCCATCGTGTCCGCGTCGCCGGCGCGGAGCGCCGCCACGGCCTCCAGGACGCGCTGGTTCTCGGTGATGACGTGGCGCGCGCGGCGGCCGAGTACCGGTGCCAGCCGCTCGACCGCGCCGAGCATCCCGACGTCCGCATCGCGGAGGAAGGGCACGCCGAGCTGCGCCGCAGCCTCGAACGACTCGCGCCTCCGGATCGCGTACTCGCCGCCGGCGTGCTGGTGCGCGACGCCGGAATCGATCACCATCAGCTCGATCGCCGCCGGCAGCGGGATGCGCTCGACCGCGAGCGTGCGCGTGTCGAGGAACAGCGCCTCGCCGCCGCGGCCGAGACTGGACGCCATCTGGTCCATGATGCCGACCGGCGCGCCGACGAAGTCGTTCTCGGCGGCGCGTCCGATCCGCGCCAGCGCGACGTCGTCCAGCGGCAGCGCGAACCGGCTGCGCAGCGCGCGGAGCACGCTGATCTCGAGCGCGGCGCTGGACGACACGCCTCCGCCGATCGGCACCGTCGACACGAGATGCAGGTCGAACCCCGGCAGCGCGATCTGCCGTGCGGCGAGCGCGGCGGTGAGCCCCTGCACGTAATCGAGCCAGCCGCGTCCGCGCGATTCGGATCCCAGCGCATACTGCTCGACGCCGTCCCGGTCGCCGGCGCCGCTGCTCCACGCGCGCACCACGCGATCGCTGCGCGCGGCGATCGTGGCGTGCGTCCGCTGCGGAATGGTCGCCGGAAGCACGTAGCCCTCGTGGTAGTCGGTGTGCTCGCCGAGCAGGTTCACCCGCCCCGGCGCGCTCGCCGTCGTCTCCGGCTCGCGGCCGAAGACGTCCTGGAACGCGCGCGCGGCGGCGTCACCGGTCGACATCGACGGCAATCGCCTGCAACTGTTTGACGGTGTCTTCCGGGAGGCTGTCGGCAGTGAACACGCCGGCCCCCGCCTCGCTGCCCGCCAGGTATTTCAGCCGGCCGGGCAGGCGGTAGGCGGGGTAGAACTCGGCGTGCAGGTGCGCTTCGGGATGCGGCGCGCCGTCGGTCGGCGCCTGATGGAACGCCAGGATGTAGGGGAACGGCCGGCTCCAGAGGGCGTCGTACTTCATCAGTACGGTCTTCAGCGCCCGCGCGAAGTCGGCGCGCTCCTCGCGCGTCAGCGCCGCGAACGACGGCGCGGCGCGCCGCGGCGCGACCCAGACCTCGTAGGTGTAGCGGGCGCAGATCGGCATGAAGGCGGCGGCGTGGGATCCGCGATAGAGCACGCGCTCGCCGCCGGCGAGCTCGCGCTCGATCATGTCCGCGAGCAGGCCGCGTCCCGTCTTCTCCAGGTACTCGCGCTGCTGCGCCAGTTCGCGCGCCGCAACCGGCGGCACGAACGGATACGCGTAGATCTGCCCGTGCGGATGATGCAGCGTCACCCCCACCTCGACGCCGCGATTCTCGAACGGAAAGACGTAGGCGACGTCCGGCCGCGCGCCGAGGACCTCCTGGCGATCCGCCCAGACGTCGACGAGCAGCTCCAGATGGGAGAGCGGCAGCGATCCGAGCGTGGCCTGGGCATCGCGCGTAAAGACGACGACCTCGCACGCGCCCTGCCCGGGCGCCGTCGGAATCTCGAGCGCCGGCGGATCGTGCGCGCCGGCCGCGAGCGTCGGAAACAGGTTGTCGAACACGGCGACGTCCCACGGCGCGTCCGGCACTTCGGTCGGGTTCCCGGGATCGCGGCTCGGCGCCAGGGGGTTGTATTCGGGCGGCGGCAGGAAGGTCCGGTGCTGACGATGGCCGGCGTAGGCGACCCACTCGCCGCGCAGCGGATGCCAGCGGAGGTGCGGATTCGGCTGGTGCGCCGCCCGGTTGGGGCTCGGCGCGGTGAGATCGTCCGGCAGCGCGGCGCGCGCGTAGAGGGTCAGCCGGCGTCCGTCCGGTTTACGCAGCTCGCGGCGGTGCACTACGACGCCTCGCCGCGATCGGCGCTGCTCTCGAGCTGTTCCAGCCCGTCGGTCCGCGCCGCCGACGGACCGGCGGTCGCGGCGCGGATGCGCGCGATCGGGACCTTCGGCGTGCGCTCCGCCGTCAACAGCCCGTTCGCCTCCTGATACGTGTCGGCGAACTGCGTATAACAGAACCCGGAGAGCAGGCCGAGGCTGCGCACCGACGCGAGCAGCCGCTCGTAGTGCGTGGCGAACGACTCCGCGTCGCGGCATACGCTGTAGCCCCATGTCGCCGAGGGCCCCCCGTCCTCGGGGCGCAGCGCGATGCCGCCGAACTCCGACAGCATGAGCGGCTGATCGCCGTGCTTGTCGCCTTCGAGCACGAGCATGCGTCCGCCCGGCCGCTCGCGCTTGAACAGGCGCGGCAGCACTTCGTCGGCGTGATAGCGGCGCGCGATGCGATCCGGCGTGTCGTCGTAGTCGTGAATGCCGATGATGTCGGTGGCGACGCTTTCCCATCCGTCGTTGCCCACTACCGGGCGCGTGGGATCGAGCGTCTTGGTGAGGTGATACAGCGCCTGCACGTAGTGGCGCTCGCGCGGATTGTCCGGCAGGTTGGGGACGCCCCACGATTCGTTGATCGGGACCCACGCCACGATGCACGGATGACTGTAGTCGCGCGCGATCGCCGCCATCCATTCGTGCGACAGGCGCTCGACCGAGCGCGGCGTGAAGCGATAGGCGCTCGGCATCTCACCCCAGACCGCGAGCCCCAGCGTGTCGGCCCAGTACAGGTAGCGCGGATCCTCGAGCTTCTGGTGCTTCCGCACGCCGTTGAAGCCCATGGCTTTCGCCAGCTCCACGTCCCGCCGCAGCGCCGCGTCGTCGGGCGCCGTGACGCCGCCCTCGGGCCAGTAGCCCTGGTCGAGGACCATGCGGAGCAGGTACGGACGGTTGTTCAGAACGAACCGATCGCCCTGCACCGCCGTGGAGCGGAGCGCCAGATACGACCACACGCGATCGAGGAGTTCGCCGCGCTCTCCCCACAGCTCGAGCTGCACGTCCACCAGCGTCGGCGCATCCGGCGACCAGAGCAGCTCGTTGCGCGAATCGTCGATCCCCGGATCCGACAGGGCGATGCCGCGATGGACTTCGCCGCTGACGACGAGGTAGGTGTCGGCCGCCAGCGTCTGGCCGCGGCACGTCAGCTTGACCGAGAGCCGCAGGTCCGCCCGCCGGTCGCCCCCCTCGAGCCACGCCTGCACGCCGATCTCCCACCGCGCGAGATTCGGCGTGAACGCGAGCCGCGCGATGC includes:
- a CDS encoding glycoside hydrolase family 2 TIM barrel-domain containing protein, producing the protein MDTRLIASTALDSEGRGYPRPQLRRESWISLNGEWEFAFDPDSAWRLPADVVWTERIRVPFSPEAPASGLGHTGFLRACWYRTTIDVDAPSDGSRWLLHFGAVDCTATVWANGVRLGAHEGGYTPFSFDVTAFVCRGSCEIIVQAEDDPQDLSKPRGKQDWQLEPHSIWYPRTTGIWQTVWLERVPATRIARLAFTPNLARWEIGVQAWLEGGDRRADLRLSVKLTCRGQTLAADTYLVVSGEVHRGIALSDPGIDDSRNELLWSPDAPTLVDVQLELWGERGELLDRVWSYLALRSTAVQGDRFVLNNRPYLLRMVLDQGYWPEGGVTAPDDAALRRDVELAKAMGFNGVRKHQKLEDPRYLYWADTLGLAVWGEMPSAYRFTPRSVERLSHEWMAAIARDYSHPCIVAWVPINESWGVPNLPDNPRERHYVQALYHLTKTLDPTRPVVGNDGWESVATDIIGIHDYDDTPDRIARRYHADEVLPRLFKRERPGGRMLVLEGDKHGDQPLMLSEFGGIALRPEDGGPSATWGYSVCRDAESFATHYERLLASVRSLGLLSGFCYTQFADTYQEANGLLTAERTPKVPIARIRAATAGPSAARTDGLEQLESSADRGEAS
- the galT gene encoding galactose-1-phosphate uridylyltransferase, with the protein product MHRRELRKPDGRRLTLYARAALPDDLTAPSPNRAAHQPNPHLRWHPLRGEWVAYAGHRQHRTFLPPPEYNPLAPSRDPGNPTEVPDAPWDVAVFDNLFPTLAAGAHDPPALEIPTAPGQGACEVVVFTRDAQATLGSLPLSHLELLVDVWADRQEVLGARPDVAYVFPFENRGVEVGVTLHHPHGQIYAYPFVPPVAARELAQQREYLEKTGRGLLADMIERELAGGERVLYRGSHAAAFMPICARYTYEVWVAPRRAAPSFAALTREERADFARALKTVLMKYDALWSRPFPYILAFHQAPTDGAPHPEAHLHAEFYPAYRLPGRLKYLAGSEAGAGVFTADSLPEDTVKQLQAIAVDVDR
- the galK gene encoding galactokinase — protein: MSTGDAAARAFQDVFGREPETTASAPGRVNLLGEHTDYHEGYVLPATIPQRTHATIAARSDRVVRAWSSGAGDRDGVEQYALGSESRGRGWLDYVQGLTAALAARQIALPGFDLHLVSTVPIGGGVSSSAALEISVLRALRSRFALPLDDVALARIGRAAENDFVGAPVGIMDQMASSLGRGGEALFLDTRTLAVERIPLPAAIELMVIDSGVAHQHAGGEYAIRRRESFEAAAQLGVPFLRDADVGMLGAVERLAPVLGRRARHVITENQRVLEAVAALRAGDADTMGRLMNESHASMRDDYETSTPEIDVLVEIARAQEGVYGARLTGGGFGGAIAAIVRAGAAANLGARVAQAYTARTGRRAAVIVPSGAHFLKSRGHDPSPGPPAS